One part of the Olleya sp. YS genome encodes these proteins:
- a CDS encoding pyridoxine 5'-phosphate synthase, with translation MTKLSVNINKIATLRNSRGGDIPNVVQFAKDVQRFGAEGVTIHPRPDERHIRYQDAYDLKPVVYTEYNIEGNPIPKFMDMVLEIQPTQVTLVPDSIDTLTSNAGWDTIKHKEFLVDVIKQVKDKGIRTSIFVDPDLKQIEGAKATGTDRIELYTEAFAHQFSLGNKNAIKPYTECAELANNIGLGVNAGHDLSLENIQFFKQNIPGLLEVSIGHALIAESLYLGIENVVNMYKNKLK, from the coding sequence ATGACAAAATTAAGCGTAAATATTAATAAAATTGCCACATTAAGAAACTCTCGTGGTGGTGATATACCAAATGTTGTACAATTTGCAAAAGATGTACAGCGTTTTGGTGCAGAAGGTGTAACGATACACCCAAGACCAGACGAAAGACATATTAGATACCAAGATGCCTACGATTTAAAACCTGTGGTTTATACCGAATATAATATTGAAGGTAACCCTATCCCAAAATTTATGGATATGGTACTAGAGATACAGCCAACACAAGTCACTCTAGTACCAGATAGTATTGATACTTTAACAAGCAATGCAGGATGGGACACCATAAAACATAAAGAGTTTTTAGTAGATGTTATCAAACAAGTTAAAGACAAAGGAATCCGAACCTCAATTTTTGTTGACCCAGATTTAAAGCAAATTGAAGGTGCTAAAGCAACAGGAACCGATAGAATAGAATTATATACTGAAGCATTTGCGCATCAATTCAGTTTAGGAAATAAGAATGCTATAAAACCATATACAGAATGCGCTGAACTTGCAAATAACATTGGGTTAGGTGTTAATGCTGGACATGATTTATCACTAGAAAATATTCAGTTTTTTAAGCAAAATATACCTGGTTTATTAGAAGTATCAATAGGTCATGCCTTGATTGCAGAAAGTTTATATTTAGGTATAGAAAATGTAGTGAATATGTATAAAAATAAACTAAAATAA
- a CDS encoding alpha/beta fold hydrolase — translation MLLHSQILGKGQPLVILHGFLGMSDNWKTLGNQFAEHFEVHLVDQRNHGRSFHSDDFYYDVLAEDIKHYFEAHHIKEAILLGHSMGGKTAMLFASKYPELVNKLVVADISPRFYPVHHDTILTGLNSLDFNILKSRGQADKQLANYVSDFGTRQFLLKNLYWVEKGKLAIRINLETLTEHVSEVGEALPLHAKYEGDTLFLRGDKSEYIGSQDEAIIKNHFPKADIVTIVNAGHWLHAENPLDFYDAVTNFVN, via the coding sequence ATGTTATTACACTCTCAAATATTGGGTAAAGGTCAACCACTGGTCATTTTGCATGGTTTTTTAGGGATGAGTGATAATTGGAAGACTTTAGGCAATCAATTTGCAGAACATTTTGAAGTGCATTTAGTAGACCAACGTAATCATGGTCGAAGTTTTCATAGTGATGATTTTTATTATGATGTGTTAGCTGAAGACATAAAACACTATTTTGAAGCACATCATATAAAAGAAGCCATTTTATTAGGACATTCCATGGGTGGAAAAACAGCCATGTTGTTTGCTTCAAAATATCCAGAATTAGTTAACAAATTAGTTGTAGCAGATATTTCGCCACGTTTTTATCCTGTCCATCACGATACGATTTTAACTGGATTAAACAGTTTAGATTTTAATATTTTAAAAAGTAGAGGTCAAGCCGATAAACAACTAGCTAACTATGTATCTGATTTTGGTACACGTCAGTTTTTACTAAAAAACTTGTATTGGGTAGAAAAAGGAAAGTTAGCTATTCGAATTAATTTAGAAACACTTACTGAACATGTCAGCGAAGTTGGTGAAGCCTTACCATTGCATGCTAAATACGAAGGAGATACTTTATTTTTAAGAGGTGATAAAAGCGAATACATTGGCAGTCAAGATGAGGCGATTATAAAAAATCATTTCCCAAAAGCAGACATTGTAACCATTGTTAATGCAGGACATTGGTTACATGCAGAAAATCCTTTAGATTTTTATGATGCTGTAACAAATTTTGTAAATTAA
- a CDS encoding phage holin family protein, with protein MNLIIRLLLNAIAVFFLAEVLKGVYVDNYITSIIVAIVLSILNLLIKPILVILTLPITILTLGLFLFVINGLIILLADKFIDGFAVSSIWTAILFSILLSILQWLFQSFLKSDSKQK; from the coding sequence ATGAATTTAATTATTAGATTACTACTTAACGCCATTGCTGTGTTTTTTTTAGCAGAAGTCTTAAAAGGTGTATATGTAGATAATTATATCACCTCAATAATAGTTGCAATTGTACTATCTATATTAAACTTATTAATTAAGCCTATTTTAGTTATTCTAACTTTACCTATAACTATTTTAACCCTAGGACTGTTCTTATTTGTTATCAATGGATTAATTATTTTACTAGCAGATAAATTTATTGATGGTTTTGCTGTTTCTAGTATTTGGACTGCAATTTTGTTTAGTATTTTACTATCCATATTACAGTGGTTATTCCAATCTTTCTTAAAGTCGGATTCAAAACAAAAGTAA